GCAATAATTGTAAAGAAGCTCACATCGTTGTTCTGGATGTCAAGCGTATTTCCCAATGTTAAATTGAAACGCTCGCCGTCCATAGGTCCGGTAACTCCCCACAAGGAGTTGTCTTTGACGTATGAAATCGAATTTGAAACTACGATTCCATCAATGACTGTACCTCTGAAATCATACGATCTCTCCTCTTTCCGAAGATTAATGCTCGCTTCAATGCGCTGAAAGGTAGAGAACGGGTAACTGGCGGCCACGAATCCGCCCAACTGACTCTGTTCAAAAAAGCTGTCCACTCGATCATAAAACCTGCCCCTTAGGCGGTACCCGCCGATGGCATAATTTATTCGTTTAGACAATTCCACACGGGTTACAGCTATATTCCAACTACTCAGGAAATCACTCCGGGCTTGCGCATTATTATAGATTAAGAAATAATATTGCTGGTTACCGAGCATATCGGAAACCGCCAACTGAGCGCCTCCGCTTACGCCAAAAATGGGGTCATGTGAAACCGCACTTTGAGCAATGTCTAAATTAAATTTCCTTTTATACTTTACCGTACTCGATCTGACTTCCCCGGCAAGTTTATTGGCGGTCCAGTAATCGGTAACTGTGGACAGGATGTCATTTTTAACGGAGGGAGCTTCTTCAAACTTTTCTTCAACATTGATAATTTGATGAAGCTGGAAGCTGAAGTTCTCGAAAGCGGTGAACACCAAATTATCCTCGTCCAGCCAAACCGGATCGAATGCGCCGGTGGTAAATTTCGTTAACTTCTTTAATTGGTCCGTCTTTTCAAGGGCTGACGGAAAAAAATTCTTTGTCTGGCCTTTCTTAAATATACCATTGCCGTTTAACCTATTTTTACCGTTGTGCGCATTATTGCTTGAGTCGGTAAAATTATCAGCGATTGGCAAGGGCTCGAATTCTCCCGCATTATTCTTTATAATCCAAATATTAAATGGGCCGTCCCGGTCTGAAGTGAAGGCCAAACTCTCTCCGTCGGGAGACCATGAAGGTGCATAATCGTTATGTGCGCCTTCGGTTAAATATTGGATCTTGCCGGTTTGCAAATTATAAAGGAAGAGATTCATGTGTCCGTCTTTGCCAAAATAAGATCGGTCCGAACTGAAGGCAATGGCCTTGGCATCAGGCGACCAGGCGGGATCACGATCGTCGTAGAAGTCATTAGTTAATTTTTTCAACTCACCGGATTCTTCATCTACTATATAAAGATCACTTACGCCGGCAAAGTTTATCCCGGAAAAAACTATTTGCTTACCATCAGGCGACCAGGCCGGTTCAGTGTCGAAGCCGGTTCCGTCCGTGAGACGCGTCATCGTTCCCCCGGCCCGCGGGACCC
This DNA window, taken from candidate division KSB1 bacterium, encodes the following:
- a CDS encoding PD40 domain-containing protein, with product MRLRVLTLILIVTMPQALQAESALYLRQPSLSPDNQSIAFSYQGAIWRVPRAGGTMTRLTDGTGFDTEPAWSPDGKQIVFSGINFAGVSDLYIVDEESGELKKLTNDFYDDRDPAWSPDAKAIAFSSDRSYFGKDGHMNLFLYNLQTGKIQYLTEGAHNDYAPSWSPDGESLAFTSDRDGPFNIWIIKNNAGEFEPLPIADNFTDSSNNAHNGKNRLNGNGIFKKGQTKNFFPSALEKTDQLKKLTKFTTGAFDPVWLDEDNLVFTAFENFSFQLHQIINVEEKFEEAPSVKNDILSTVTDYWTANKLAGEVRSSTVKYKRKFNLDIAQSAVSHDPIFGVSGGAQLAVSDMLGNQQYYFLIYNNAQARSDFLSSWNIAVTRVELSKRINYAIGGYRLRGRFYDRVDSFFEQSQLGGFVAASYPFSTFQRIEASINLRKEERSYDFRGTVIDGIVVSNSISYVKDNSLWGVTGPMDGERFNLTLGNTLDIQNNDVSFFTIIADYRRYFRLSPRTTYAVRLMTRINQGKEAFRYFMGGSWDLRLYPRWTIWGRKLFLVNQEVRMPFLDWFVLRFPFGGMGFRAIRGAAFVDLGQAWDRDYEFNEVLGSLGFGWRLRLGGFLVLRYEIGRRFQVRDFSSPSINFEPGLKKAFWFGFDF